The following coding sequences lie in one Eubacterium ventriosum genomic window:
- a CDS encoding right-handed parallel beta-helix repeat-containing protein produces MKLKNKIIKTAVMVVAVCGITFAFQTNTYAKKNFKVTPSKVEKQSKKSFRTITTKYTKHYLGLNAFLDKMEKAGGGTLTIKKGTYYISNAIYVPSNTTVVFENGVVFKKINKTGTNYKASGSMWQICPRSKSKKKNSIGKYKGAKNVTFKAKGKVTFDMGNIAGITIVAAHNQNIDISGITFKNQNGNHYVEVNGSKDVNIHDCYFGKSKKSTREKYYMKEAINIDLADKATHGLPLDWVKKDKTPCYNVTVENNVFDSTTRGVGTHKYSQNSKGENIYHQNITIRNNEFKNIHDNGVFVLNWKNTKIENNKFTNIGNSSKKSYSSGAHAISGGGIEEINITGNTFTKIKRNPVYFCIQQNVGSGSNYKKVGMKITKEETKAMLDNKVSDCGYDMNSIFHGYDILYFKGSGERSRSNAVGVNINKQIISYGL; encoded by the coding sequence ATGAAACTAAAAAACAAAATAATAAAAACAGCAGTTATGGTAGTTGCTGTGTGTGGAATAACTTTTGCATTTCAAACTAATACATATGCAAAGAAGAATTTTAAAGTTACCCCATCAAAAGTAGAAAAACAGTCAAAAAAGAGCTTTAGAACAATAACAACAAAATATACAAAACATTATCTTGGATTAAATGCATTTTTAGATAAGATGGAAAAAGCAGGTGGGGGAACCCTTACAATAAAGAAGGGAACATATTATATATCAAATGCCATTTATGTGCCATCCAATACAACAGTAGTGTTTGAGAATGGTGTAGTGTTTAAAAAAATAAACAAAACAGGAACAAACTACAAGGCATCAGGATCAATGTGGCAGATTTGTCCAAGAAGTAAGAGCAAAAAAAAGAATAGTATAGGGAAATATAAAGGTGCAAAGAATGTTACATTCAAGGCCAAAGGCAAGGTAACATTCGATATGGGCAACATTGCAGGAATTACAATTGTTGCCGCACATAATCAGAATATTGATATTTCAGGAATAACATTTAAGAACCAGAATGGAAATCATTATGTCGAAGTTAATGGTTCAAAAGATGTTAATATACATGATTGTTATTTTGGAAAGTCTAAAAAGAGTACTAGAGAAAAGTACTATATGAAAGAAGCAATTAATATTGACTTGGCAGACAAGGCAACTCATGGATTGCCACTTGATTGGGTCAAGAAAGACAAAACACCATGCTATAATGTTACAGTTGAAAATAATGTTTTTGACAGTACAACAAGAGGTGTTGGAACACATAAGTATTCACAAAACAGCAAAGGTGAAAATATCTATCATCAGAATATAACAATAAGAAATAATGAATTTAAGAATATTCATGATAATGGAGTTTTTGTTTTAAACTGGAAGAATACAAAGATTGAAAATAACAAGTTCACCAATATTGGTAATTCATCAAAGAAGAGCTATAGCTCAGGTGCACATGCCATTTCAGGAGGTGGCATTGAAGAAATTAATATTACAGGAAATACTTTTACAAAGATTAAGAGAAATCCTGTATATTTCTGTATCCAGCAAAATGTAGGTAGCGGAAGTAACTACAAAAAAGTTGGAATGAAAATAACAAAGGAAGAAACAAAGGCAATGCTTGATAATAAAGTTTCTGATTGCGGTTATGATATGAATAGCATATTCCACGGATATGATATTTTGTATTTTAAGGGGTCAGGAGAAAGATCAAGATCTAATGCCGTTGGAGTAAACATAAATAAGCAAATAATCTCTTATGGATTATAA
- the gpmI gene encoding 2,3-bisphosphoglycerate-independent phosphoglycerate mutase, with translation MSKKPTVLLILDGYGLNDKKEGNAVALANTPVMDKLMAEYPFVKGQASGMAVGLPEGQMGNSEVGHLNMGAGRIVYQELTRITKEIEDGTFFENEELVKAMENAKKNNSALHIFGLLSDGGVHSHITHMYGTLEMAKKFGLEKVYVHAFLDGRDTPPASAAEYMQQMVDKMAEIGVGEVATISGRYYAMDRDNNWDREEKAYVAMTKGEGVEETDPVQAIKNSYAKDVTDEFVLPTVIKKDGQPVATITDGDSVVFCNFRPDRARQITRAFCADDFDGFAREKKLDLTFVCFTEYDVTIPNKLIAFKKVEVKNTFGEYLAAHNMKQARIAETEKYAHVTFFFNGGVEEPNEGEDRILVPSPKEVATYDQKPEMSAPKVCEKMVEAIKSGKYDVIITNFANPDMVGHTGIVEAAVKAVETIDECVGKVVDAIKEVDGQMFICADHGNAEQLIDYETGEPFTAHTTNPVPFILVNADPSYKLREGGVLADIVPTLIELMGMEQPKEMTGKSLIEK, from the coding sequence ATGAGCAAGAAACCTACAGTATTATTAATATTAGATGGTTATGGTTTGAATGACAAAAAAGAAGGCAACGCAGTAGCATTAGCTAACACACCTGTTATGGATAAACTTATGGCTGAATATCCATTTGTAAAAGGACAGGCTAGTGGCATGGCAGTAGGACTTCCTGAAGGACAGATGGGTAACTCAGAAGTTGGACATCTTAACATGGGTGCAGGAAGAATTGTATATCAGGAATTAACAAGAATTACAAAAGAAATAGAAGATGGAACATTCTTTGAAAATGAAGAATTAGTAAAAGCAATGGAAAATGCAAAGAAGAATAACAGTGCTCTTCATATTTTCGGACTTTTATCAGACGGTGGTGTTCACAGCCATATTACACATATGTATGGAACACTTGAAATGGCTAAGAAATTTGGCCTCGAAAAAGTTTATGTACATGCATTCTTAGATGGTAGAGATACACCTCCTGCATCAGCAGCAGAGTATATGCAGCAGATGGTAGACAAGATGGCTGAAATCGGTGTTGGTGAAGTTGCTACAATTTCAGGTCGTTATTATGCAATGGACAGAGATAACAACTGGGATAGAGAAGAAAAAGCATATGTAGCAATGACAAAGGGTGAAGGTGTTGAAGAAACAGATCCTGTTCAGGCTATTAAGAATTCATATGCTAAAGACGTTACAGATGAATTCGTTCTTCCTACAGTAATTAAGAAAGATGGACAGCCTGTAGCTACAATTACAGACGGTGACTCAGTAGTATTCTGTAACTTTAGACCTGACCGTGCCCGTCAGATTACAAGAGCTTTCTGTGCAGATGATTTTGACGGTTTTGCAAGAGAAAAGAAATTAGACCTTACATTCGTATGCTTTACAGAATATGATGTAACAATTCCTAACAAATTAATTGCATTCAAGAAAGTAGAAGTTAAAAATACATTTGGTGAATACCTTGCAGCTCACAATATGAAGCAGGCAAGAATTGCTGAAACAGAAAAATACGCACACGTAACATTCTTCTTTAACGGTGGTGTTGAAGAACCAAACGAAGGCGAAGACAGAATCCTTGTTCCTTCACCTAAGGAAGTTGCAACATATGATCAGAAGCCTGAAATGAGCGCACCAAAGGTATGCGAAAAGATGGTAGAAGCCATCAAATCAGGAAAATACGATGTAATCATTACAAACTTCGCTAACCCTGATATGGTTGGTCATACAGGAATCGTTGAAGCTGCAGTAAAAGCAGTAGAAACAATTGACGAATGTGTAGGCAAAGTAGTAGATGCAATCAAAGAAGTAGACGGACAGATGTTTATCTGTGCTGACCACGGAAACGCTGAACAGTTAATTGACTATGAAACAGGCGAACCATTTACAGCACATACAACAAACCCTGTACCATTTATTCTTGTAAATGCTGATCCATCATACAAATTAAGAGAAGGTGGAGTGTTAGCAGACATCGTTCCTACATTAATCGAATTAATGGGAATGGAACAGCCAAAAGAAATGACAGGAAAATCATTAATTGAAAAATAA
- the eno gene encoding phosphopyruvate hydratase, with the protein MYKYLKIVDIRGREVLDSRGNPTVEAQVTVKADGKAGELFTAIADVPSGASTGKFEAMELRDGDKRYNGAGVSQAVENINKEIYPALEGMNGLNQRKIDSTMIAIDGTENKKKLGANAILAVSMANMKACAKALKLPEYQYIGGICGEKMPIPMMNILNGGAHASNNIDVQEFMILPVGAQSVKEGIRWCAEVYTCLKKLLKKDNLSVAVGDEGGFAPNLSGEEEALDLIMAAIIDAGYRPGKDFMISLDVAASEWKGDRKGHYRMPKKNVEMDTDQLISLWEDIVTNYPIFSIEDPLDEEDWEGWKKITAALGDKIRLVGDDLFVTNVARLKKGIDEKCANAILIKPNQIGSVMETIEAVRMAQSQGYIAIMSHRSGETEDTTIADLAVALNTGYIKTGAPCRGERTAKYNQLIRIEEMLTIK; encoded by the coding sequence ATGTATAAGTATTTGAAAATTGTTGATATAAGAGGTCGCGAGGTTTTGGATTCAAGAGGCAATCCTACTGTTGAGGCACAGGTAACGGTAAAGGCAGACGGTAAGGCTGGGGAGCTTTTTACTGCAATAGCAGACGTGCCTTCAGGAGCGTCAACAGGAAAGTTTGAGGCGATGGAGCTACGCGATGGCGACAAGAGATACAACGGTGCCGGTGTGTCGCAGGCTGTGGAGAATATTAATAAGGAGATTTATCCTGCTTTGGAGGGAATGAATGGTCTGAATCAGAGAAAAATTGACAGCACAATGATTGCCATTGATGGAACCGAAAACAAAAAGAAGTTGGGAGCAAATGCTATTCTTGCAGTGTCCATGGCGAATATGAAAGCTTGCGCCAAGGCTTTGAAACTCCCAGAATATCAATACATTGGTGGAATTTGTGGAGAAAAAATGCCAATTCCAATGATGAATATCCTAAACGGCGGGGCGCATGCGTCTAACAATATTGATGTTCAGGAATTTATGATTCTTCCAGTGGGCGCGCAGTCTGTCAAGGAGGGCATTAGATGGTGTGCGGAAGTTTATACTTGTTTGAAAAAATTGTTAAAGAAAGATAATCTTTCAGTTGCCGTAGGGGATGAAGGCGGCTTTGCACCAAATCTTTCAGGCGAGGAAGAAGCACTTGACTTGATTATGGCTGCCATAATTGATGCAGGCTACAGACCGGGCAAGGATTTTATGATTTCCCTTGACGTGGCTGCTTCTGAGTGGAAGGGTGACAGGAAAGGTCATTATCGTATGCCAAAGAAAAATGTAGAAATGGACACAGATCAGCTTATTTCGTTGTGGGAAGATATCGTAACCAATTATCCAATTTTTTCAATAGAAGATCCACTGGATGAGGAAGATTGGGAAGGCTGGAAAAAAATAACCGCTGCCCTTGGCGACAAAATCCGATTAGTTGGAGATGATCTTTTTGTTACTAATGTGGCAAGGCTCAAAAAAGGAATTGATGAAAAGTGTGCTAACGCAATCCTTATAAAACCAAACCAAATCGGTAGTGTGATGGAGACAATCGAGGCGGTCCGTATGGCACAAAGTCAGGGTTATATTGCCATAATGTCACATCGTTCGGGCGAAACGGAAGACACAACAATAGCCGACCTTGCCGTTGCCCTAAACACAGGCTATATCAAAACAGGAGCACCTTGCCGTGGTGAAAGAACTGCAAAATACAACCAGTTGATTAGAATAGAAGAAATGCTAACAATAAAATAA
- the secG gene encoding preprotein translocase subunit SecG gives MTLLRVLTVVFVLICLAITVVILLQEGKQAGLTGAISGAADSYWGKNKGRSMEGKLEKATKVFVVLFFVIAIVLNMKFLGY, from the coding sequence ATGACATTATTAAGAGTACTTACAGTAGTATTTGTATTAATATGCTTAGCAATAACAGTAGTAATCTTACTTCAGGAAGGAAAGCAGGCAGGATTAACTGGTGCAATCAGTGGTGCTGCTGACTCATATTGGGGAAAGAACAAAGGACGTTCTATGGAAGGAAAGCTTGAAAAAGCAACAAAGGTTTTCGTAGTATTATTCTTTGTAATCGCAATTGTACTTAATATGAAATTCTTAGGATATTAA
- the rnr gene encoding ribonuclease R produces MNDIMEKKKKVILELMNDKTYIPMKFKELAVVLNITKENRDQLEEVLSELLEERKISITKKGKYVITKEHYIEGYFISNDRGFGFVEVEGQDEDYFIPEDKVNGAFHHDMVLIQVEDSQTGKRKEARVVKVLSHEIQQVVGYFQKSKTFGYVLPDNQKIAQDIYIPGKDTMGAVTGHKVVVQITDYGTNGRKPEGKIIEIIGHINDPGVDIISIVKNYDIPTEFPEEVMKQIENIPDEVPEEDKVGRKDIRDWQTVTIDGEDAKDLDDAVTLTKEDGIYTLGVHIADVSHYVTENSPLDKEAVKRGTSVYLVDRVIPMIPHKLSNGICSLNHDVDRLALSCIMKINEKGEIIDHEIVESLINVNERMTYTAVKEIIVDKNPETMERYKDLVPMFELMAELSEILRERRYKRGAIDFEFPECKIKLNQGGKPISIEPYDRNKATKIIEDFMLAANETIAEDFYWRQLPFVYRNHEEPDMEKVSQLTTFINNFGYSVKMSKEQIHPKELQKLLKNIEGTPEEALISRITLRSMKRAEYTPECKGHFGLAAKYYCHFTSPIRRYPDLQIHRIIKEALNNKLTDKHISHFNHILPEVTKNCSITERRADDAERDTEKLKKAEYMMGYIGEEYEGVISGVTNFGIYVELPNTVEGLIHVSNMMDDHYIYDENTYSMTGERTKKTYKLGQKVKIRVEAADKVARTIDFSLAE; encoded by the coding sequence ATGAACGATATAATGGAGAAAAAGAAGAAGGTCATTCTCGAACTTATGAATGACAAGACATATATACCAATGAAGTTCAAGGAACTTGCAGTGGTTTTAAACATTACAAAAGAGAACAGGGACCAGTTAGAGGAAGTGCTTTCTGAGTTATTGGAAGAGAGAAAGATTTCAATAACCAAGAAGGGCAAGTATGTTATTACAAAGGAACATTATATAGAAGGTTACTTTATAAGTAATGATAGAGGTTTCGGCTTCGTTGAAGTTGAAGGACAGGATGAAGATTACTTTATTCCGGAGGATAAGGTTAACGGAGCTTTTCATCATGACATGGTTCTTATTCAGGTTGAGGATAGCCAGACAGGTAAGCGTAAGGAAGCAAGAGTTGTAAAGGTGCTTTCACACGAGATTCAGCAGGTTGTAGGATATTTTCAGAAGTCAAAGACTTTCGGATATGTGCTTCCTGATAATCAGAAGATTGCTCAGGACATTTATATTCCGGGAAAAGATACTATGGGAGCTGTTACAGGTCATAAGGTTGTAGTTCAGATTACTGATTATGGTACTAACGGCAGAAAGCCGGAAGGCAAGATTATAGAGATAATTGGTCACATTAATGATCCGGGAGTTGACATTATTTCTATTGTAAAGAACTATGATATACCAACAGAGTTTCCGGAAGAAGTAATGAAGCAGATTGAGAATATTCCTGATGAAGTTCCGGAAGAAGACAAGGTTGGAAGAAAGGACATTAGAGATTGGCAGACAGTTACAATTGACGGTGAGGATGCAAAGGATCTTGATGATGCAGTTACTTTAACTAAAGAAGATGGAATTTATACATTAGGTGTTCACATTGCCGATGTATCACATTATGTAACAGAGAATTCACCACTTGACAAAGAAGCAGTGAAACGTGGTACAAGTGTTTATCTTGTAGACAGGGTTATTCCAATGATTCCACACAAGCTTTCTAACGGAATCTGCTCATTGAATCATGATGTTGACAGACTTGCTTTAAGTTGCATTATGAAGATTAACGAAAAAGGTGAAATTATTGACCACGAGATAGTGGAATCACTTATTAATGTTAATGAAAGAATGACATATACAGCAGTTAAGGAGATTATTGTTGATAAAAATCCTGAAACAATGGAGCGTTATAAGGATTTGGTTCCAATGTTTGAATTAATGGCAGAATTGTCTGAAATTCTTAGAGAAAGAAGATACAAGAGAGGGGCAATTGATTTTGAATTCCCTGAATGCAAAATTAAATTAAATCAAGGTGGAAAGCCTATTTCCATTGAGCCTTATGACAGAAATAAGGCAACAAAGATTATTGAAGATTTTATGTTGGCAGCTAACGAAACAATAGCTGAAGATTTTTATTGGAGACAGCTTCCTTTCGTATACAGAAATCATGAAGAGCCTGATATGGAAAAAGTTTCACAGCTTACAACATTTATAAACAATTTTGGATATTCTGTAAAAATGTCAAAAGAGCAGATTCATCCAAAGGAACTTCAGAAATTATTAAAGAATATTGAAGGAACTCCTGAAGAGGCACTTATTAGTAGAATTACTCTTCGTTCAATGAAGCGTGCAGAATATACTCCTGAGTGCAAGGGACATTTTGGATTGGCAGCTAAGTATTATTGTCATTTTACTTCACCAATCAGAAGATATCCCGACCTTCAGATTCATAGAATAATTAAGGAAGCTTTAAATAATAAGCTTACAGACAAGCATATTTCTCACTTTAATCATATTTTGCCGGAGGTTACAAAGAACTGCTCAATTACTGAAAGAAGAGCAGATGATGCCGAGAGAGATACTGAAAAGTTAAAGAAGGCAGAGTATATGATGGGCTATATTGGCGAAGAATACGAAGGAGTAATTTCCGGGGTAACAAACTTTGGAATTTATGTTGAACTTCCTAATACAGTTGAAGGTCTTATTCATGTTTCAAATATGATGGATGATCATTATATTTATGATGAAAATACTTATTCAATGACAGGTGAGAGAACAAAGAAGACTTACAAGTTAGGTCAGAAAGTAAAGATTAGAGTAGAAGCGGCCGACAAGGTTGCAAGAACTATTGATTTTAGTTTGGCAGAATGA
- the smpB gene encoding SsrA-binding protein SmpB — MAKGSVRVIASNKKARHDYFIEDTYEAGIVLHGTEVKSLRQGHCSIKESFVRIDNGEVIIYGMHINPYEKGNIFNKDPLRPKKLMLHKYEINKLVGKLNEKGLTLVPLQVYFKGSLVKVEIGLARGKKLYDKRQDIAKRDMKRENEREFKHILKG; from the coding sequence ATGGCAAAAGGTTCAGTTAGAGTTATAGCAAGTAATAAAAAAGCCAGACACGACTATTTTATAGAAGATACTTACGAAGCAGGGATTGTGCTTCACGGTACAGAAGTTAAGTCGCTTAGACAGGGACATTGTAGTATTAAAGAGTCTTTTGTAAGAATAGACAATGGCGAAGTTATTATTTATGGAATGCATATTAATCCTTATGAAAAAGGAAATATTTTTAATAAGGATCCATTAAGACCAAAGAAACTTATGCTTCATAAATATGAAATTAATAAATTAGTTGGAAAGCTTAACGAAAAGGGATTGACATTAGTACCTTTACAGGTTTATTTTAAAGGAAGCCTTGTAAAAGTTGAGATTGGCCTGGCACGAGGCAAGAAGTTATATGACAAGCGTCAGGATATTGCAAAGCGTGACATGAAGCGTGAAAATGAAAGAGAGTTTAAGCATATTCTTAAGGGGTAA
- a CDS encoding pyridoxal phosphate-dependent aminotransferase — MYSESLVKLGKVRSEIREIFEYGNKRKAEIGAENVFDFSIGNPSVPAPKIVDDTIKDLVDNFDSVALHGYTSAQGDAHVRQSVSDYINGRFGTKLTANHIYMTCGAASSLTIVLNAIMLPGEECIAFTPYFPEYGVFIERTGAKLVAVQSENKTFQIDMEKFEAAINEKTKAVIINSPNNPSGVVYTKETIEKMCDLLRKKEKEYGHSIFVITDEPYRELVYDDIEVPYIINYYHNTFVCYSYSKALSLPGERIGYIAVSPDMDDEEDAYAAVCGAGRALGYVCASSMYQRVIEKCLDATSDISIYKTNRDLLYNSLTGMGYECVYPDGAFYLFVKAMCDDSHEFCEKAKEHELLLVPADSFGTPGYIRVSYCVQTKQIEDALPAFKKLAEEYK; from the coding sequence ATGTATTCAGAGTCATTAGTTAAGTTAGGAAAGGTACGTTCAGAAATCAGAGAGATTTTTGAATATGGTAATAAGCGTAAGGCAGAAATAGGAGCAGAAAATGTATTTGATTTTAGTATAGGAAATCCAAGCGTTCCGGCTCCAAAGATTGTTGATGACACTATTAAGGATTTGGTTGACAATTTTGATTCAGTGGCACTTCACGGCTACACATCAGCACAGGGTGATGCTCATGTAAGACAGAGTGTTTCAGATTACATTAATGGTAGATTTGGAACTAAGCTTACAGCTAATCATATTTATATGACATGTGGTGCTGCATCATCACTTACTATAGTTTTAAATGCTATTATGTTACCGGGAGAAGAATGTATTGCATTTACACCTTATTTCCCTGAATATGGCGTTTTTATTGAAAGAACAGGTGCTAAGCTTGTTGCAGTTCAGTCAGAAAATAAGACTTTTCAGATTGATATGGAGAAGTTTGAAGCTGCAATTAATGAAAAAACTAAAGCAGTTATTATTAATTCACCTAATAATCCTTCAGGTGTTGTTTACACAAAGGAAACAATTGAAAAAATGTGTGACCTTTTAAGAAAGAAAGAAAAAGAATACGGTCATAGCATTTTTGTTATTACAGATGAACCATATAGAGAATTGGTTTATGATGATATTGAAGTTCCATACATAATTAATTATTATCACAATACTTTCGTATGTTATTCATACAGCAAGGCTTTGTCACTTCCTGGTGAACGTATTGGTTATATTGCCGTTTCACCGGATATGGATGATGAAGAAGATGCTTATGCAGCAGTTTGTGGTGCAGGAAGAGCTTTAGGTTATGTTTGTGCTTCAAGTATGTATCAGAGAGTTATTGAAAAGTGTCTTGATGCTACATCAGATATTTCAATTTATAAGACTAATAGAGATCTTTTATATAACAGCTTAACAGGGATGGGTTACGAGTGTGTTTACCCTGATGGAGCTTTTTATTTGTTCGTTAAGGCAATGTGTGATGATTCACATGAATTCTGCGAAAAGGCTAAGGAACATGAATTATTATTAGTTCCTGCAGACAGTTTTGGTACACCGGGATATATTAGAGTATCTTATTGTGTACAGACTAAGCAGATTGAAGATGCTTTGCCTGCATTTAAGAAGTTAGCTGAAGAATACAAATAA
- a CDS encoding DUF6472 family protein, which produces MSGQYSCEFCSNYVYDEEYEEYACVVSMDEDDLAMLMQFKKATCPYFSYGDEYKLARKQ; this is translated from the coding sequence ATGAGTGGACAGTATAGCTGTGAATTTTGTAGTAACTATGTTTATGATGAAGAATATGAAGAGTACGCCTGTGTTGTAAGCATGGATGAAGATGACCTTGCAATGCTTATGCAGTTTAAAAAGGCAACATGTCCATATTTTTCATATGGTGATGAATATAAGCTTGCAAGAAAGCAGTAG
- a CDS encoding phosphatase PAP2 family protein yields the protein MNQQTYRKITDGIRGLENGEKIVQFINSIATKIVYMAYVVGIIILFDEKNKGLARFVAVTAISFILVSIVRRFINSERPYTMYDFKPIIEKNKKGESMPSRHVFSAFIIGMAFLYIGEIPLGIIVFVCGLIIAIVRVISGVHFPKDVIVGALVGILCGVVGFFTF from the coding sequence ATGAATCAGCAGACTTATAGGAAAATAACAGATGGCATAAGAGGATTAGAAAATGGCGAGAAAATAGTTCAGTTTATTAATTCCATTGCCACAAAAATTGTATATATGGCGTATGTTGTTGGCATTATAATTCTTTTTGATGAGAAAAATAAAGGACTTGCAAGGTTTGTGGCTGTAACAGCCATAAGTTTTATTCTTGTAAGCATTGTCAGAAGATTTATTAACAGTGAGCGCCCATATACTATGTATGATTTTAAGCCTATTATAGAAAAGAATAAAAAAGGGGAGTCTATGCCTAGTAGACATGTTTTTTCTGCGTTTATCATAGGAATGGCTTTTCTTTACATAGGAGAGATTCCACTTGGAATAATTGTTTTTGTTTGCGGTTTGATTATTGCAATTGTAAGAGTTATAAGCGGGGTTCATTTTCCTAAAGATGTTATTGTAGGTGCATTGGTAGGGATTCTGTGCGGTGTAGTAGGGTTCTTCACATTTTAG
- a CDS encoding MATE family efflux transporter, producing the protein MEKQNKFVKDMTKGNPMQLLIQFSLPLLVGNIFQQLYNMVDSIIVGNFVGANALGAIGTTNSLNFFFFSLVAGLSVGIGIIVAQYFGFGDEEKVKDAIGNSIWIITVCSVIMAIIGFVTARPVLVLLDTDPVILNDAVAYLKVVSIGIVCVGFYNGVSGILRALGDSKTPLIFLIVASVLNVILDLIFVLSFGWGVVGAGVATAFSQLISALACIIYAYKSNTYFKLKKKNIKLNGNIIKKSCKLGIPVALQNSLIAFSLIVLQKVVNGYGATFTTAFTVVSRIETLVQQPFMSLGAAVSTYTGQNIGAGLKDRVRKGFNSATLVSSIFALAVGVVFWIFAPSIASIFGKDADVIRIGANGLRITCCFYIFLGLIYTTRNVLNGAGDAMFSLFTGIVECIGRVGFAYPMTLIPFMGKYGVFYATGLTWFLNGMFSLIRYKHGKWKKIDVISKVKG; encoded by the coding sequence TTGGAAAAACAAAATAAATTTGTAAAGGATATGACTAAGGGAAATCCGATGCAGCTGTTAATTCAGTTCTCCCTTCCCCTTTTAGTAGGAAATATATTTCAGCAGTTGTACAATATGGTGGATTCCATTATTGTAGGTAACTTTGTTGGGGCGAATGCGTTAGGCGCAATCGGTACAACTAATTCACTTAATTTTTTCTTTTTCTCATTGGTAGCAGGACTTTCAGTAGGTATTGGTATTATTGTTGCCCAGTATTTTGGTTTTGGTGATGAAGAAAAAGTTAAGGATGCAATCGGAAATTCAATTTGGATTATTACAGTATGTTCTGTAATTATGGCAATTATTGGTTTTGTAACTGCAAGACCTGTTCTTGTTTTGCTTGACACAGACCCGGTTATTCTTAATGATGCAGTGGCATACCTTAAGGTAGTATCAATTGGTATTGTGTGTGTAGGTTTTTATAATGGCGTGTCAGGTATACTTAGAGCATTGGGAGATTCAAAGACACCTTTGATTTTCCTTATTGTGGCAAGTGTTTTAAATGTTATATTGGACTTGATTTTTGTATTAAGCTTTGGCTGGGGCGTTGTTGGCGCAGGTGTGGCAACGGCTTTTTCACAGCTTATTTCAGCTTTGGCATGTATTATTTATGCATACAAAAGTAATACATATTTTAAATTAAAAAAGAAAAACATAAAATTAAATGGCAATATTATTAAGAAAAGTTGCAAATTAGGTATTCCGGTAGCTTTGCAGAACAGTTTGATTGCATTTTCATTAATTGTTTTACAGAAAGTTGTTAACGGTTACGGAGCTACATTTACAACAGCATTTACAGTTGTTTCAAGAATTGAAACTTTGGTTCAGCAGCCTTTTATGTCTCTTGGTGCAGCAGTTTCAACATACACAGGGCAGAATATTGGCGCCGGGCTTAAAGACAGAGTTAGAAAAGGATTTAATTCTGCAACATTGGTAAGCTCAATTTTTGCGCTGGCAGTTGGTGTGGTTTTCTGGATTTTTGCACCGTCAATTGCGTCCATATTCGGTAAAGATGCAGATGTTATAAGAATTGGTGCAAACGGTTTAAGAATTACATGTTGTTTTTATATTTTCTTAGGACTTATTTATACAACAAGAAACGTGTTAAACGGTGCAGGAGATGCTATGTTTTCACTGTTTACGGGAATTGTTGAGTGTATAGGAAGGGTAGGTTTTGCTTATCCTATGACGCTTATTCCTTTTATGGGAAAATACGGTGTGTTTTACGCTACAGGACTTACATGGTTCTTAAATGGTATGTTTAGCCTTATAAGATATAAACATGGAAAATGGAAGAAAATTGACGTTATAAGCAAGGTTAAAGGATAA